A window of Pullulanibacillus sp. KACC 23026 genomic DNA:
CCGCTTGAAGACGACTGGCTTCTTGTTTGATCCTCTCTCTGATCTCTTGAAACAATTGGTATTCCAAATCCATTTTACGGTCTTCGGCTTCTAAAATAAGTCGTTCTTTTTCCTTAAGTTCAGGCGTAATAAAACGCTCGGCATTCGCAAGCGTCTGTTTCCGCTCATAACGGCCTTCAGGCAAGGCTCTTAAATTAGCTCGGGTCACTTCAATATAGTAACCAAAGACTTTATTAAACCCAATCTTAAGAGATTTGATCCCGGTTTCCTCACGCTCTTTCTTCTCTAAAGCCGCGAGCCACGCCTTCCCATTTCGAGTGACGTCGCGGTACTCATCCAACTGTTGATGATAGCCATCCTTAATAATATTCCCCTCGGTTACCGATATAGGCGGATCCTCCATAACCCCTTTCTCTATTAGATCAAAAATGTCCTGACAAGGGTCGATCCGCTGAGCCAACTGTTTGAGCGGTTCATAATTGACTTGACTCAATTGATTCGTAATAGACGGTATTTGACGTAAGGATTCCTTAAGTTGGATCAGCTCACGAGCGTTCACATTTCCATAGGCAATGCGCCCCACTAAACGCTCAAGGTCATAAACATTGGAGAGGGCTTCTCGAAGTCCTTCTCGTTCAAAAAAGGCCTCTTTAAGCGCCTCTACCGCATGAAGCCTGTCCAAAATAGGCTGAAGCTGAATCAATGGTTTCTCAATCCAGGCCTTTAATTTCCGGCCGCCCATAGCGGTCATGGTTCTATCAAGCAGCCATAGCAAGGAACCATGCTTCTTTTTTTCTCTTAAAGAGCTGGTGAGTTCTAAGTTTCGACGCGTTTGGCGATTAAGCCGCATATAATCTTTGACTTGATAACGCTCTACCGGCTGTAAATGTTCGAGTGCCCGTTTTTGTGTATGCTGAAGATAATTGAGCAACAGTACATAAGCCTTCTCTTCAGCTTGTTCTAATAAATCATTGTATAAATGGGTAAATGCCTCATCCTTTTCAAACGATTTCTGAACTGAAAAGGTGAGCTGGCTTGTCTCAAGCACAGGAGTCAGCATGCGTTTTTCCTCTTCTGTAAGAACCGGAAGCACCAGCTCTTTCACATTATAGGTCATGAGCTCCGGCATGATCTGGTCCACTTCATGAAGCTGTGTAACCTTGCCTTCCCCCGTCGATAAATCAATCAAAGCAAGACCAAAGGTATCTTTATTATCTAGTGAGAGTGAGGCTAAGTAATTATTTTCTTTCGGCTGCAGGAGGCCGCCTTCCATGATCGTCCCAGGAGAAACGAGCTGGACCACTTCTCGCTTCACAACCCCTTTTGCCGCTTTTGGATCCTCAACTTGTTCACAAATCGCGACTTTATACCCCTTCTCTACTAGTAGGGTGATATAAGACTGTGCAGAGTGGTAAGGGACACCGCACATTGGGATGCGCTCCGTAGAACCCCCATCCCGTGACGTCAGTGTAATTTCAAGCTCTTTAGACGCGCGAATCGCATCTTCGAAAAACATTTCATAAAAGTCGCCTAACCTAAAGAAAAGAAAGGCATCGGCGTAATCTTTTTTTATCGATAAATATTGTTCAATCATTGGTGTAAAAGCCATACTGTCATCCCCATCCGAGCATTTTCGACACTATTATTATAGCATATAACACTCGGAACTTGAGAGAAACGGCGATTAGAAAAACTTGCTTAAATAGGAAGAAGCAAAAGAAAAACTAGGAAGAGAGTCTCCCTAGTTATTCTTCAAGCTCCCCGACTAAAAACTCGGAGTCGAGGTCTTCAAAAGCCTCATCTAAATCGGCGTCCCAATCCTCGTCACCTAGAGCGTTTTCTGGATCAACACTCACTTTAATTTTTGTTTCGCCAATGACTTCAACCAAGAATTCTCGTTCGACTTGAACGACAATCTTTCCATTTGGTGAAATATCGGCATCTAGGCTGTTTGGCTCTTGCAGAACATGTTGAACGACTTCCATTTGTTCGCTTGCTACATTTTTATCTTTAATGGATAATTCAATTTCGTCACGATAGGTGACCGTTTCTGTTACAACTTCTGTTTTCGTATTGTTGTTATATGAGTACCAAATATTTATGTCATAGGTTCCTTCGACGACAACAACATCATTACGAA
This region includes:
- the mutS gene encoding DNA mismatch repair protein MutS gives rise to the protein MAFTPMIEQYLSIKKDYADAFLFFRLGDFYEMFFEDAIRASKELEITLTSRDGGSTERIPMCGVPYHSAQSYITLLVEKGYKVAICEQVEDPKAAKGVVKREVVQLVSPGTIMEGGLLQPKENNYLASLSLDNKDTFGLALIDLSTGEGKVTQLHEVDQIMPELMTYNVKELVLPVLTEEEKRMLTPVLETSQLTFSVQKSFEKDEAFTHLYNDLLEQAEEKAYVLLLNYLQHTQKRALEHLQPVERYQVKDYMRLNRQTRRNLELTSSLREKKKHGSLLWLLDRTMTAMGGRKLKAWIEKPLIQLQPILDRLHAVEALKEAFFEREGLREALSNVYDLERLVGRIAYGNVNARELIQLKESLRQIPSITNQLSQVNYEPLKQLAQRIDPCQDIFDLIEKGVMEDPPISVTEGNIIKDGYHQQLDEYRDVTRNGKAWLAALEKKEREETGIKSLKIGFNKVFGYYIEVTRANLRALPEGRYERKQTLANAERFITPELKEKERLILEAEDRKMDLEYQLFQEIRERIKQEASRLQAVASELATLDVLQSFASVSDDYHYVKPEFKEERAIHLVTSRHPVVEKVLSEGEFVANDVEMPASCQIQLITGPNMGGKSTYMRQIALTVIMAQIGCFVPADQASLPIFDQIFTRIGATDDLASGQSTFMVEMVEAKEALAQATENSLILLDEIGRGTSTYDGIAIAQAIVEYIHNHIHAKTLFSTHYHELTSLEQQLEHLVNVHVSAMEQDGSVVFLHKVKKGYADKSYGIHVAELAELPPTLITRAAAILKTLETPDQQVDRVIKKAAEPLEQLPEVREADGIDSAVDSKADSGQLTLFGDLEVKEPKPGNKASELERRIKELDLLNMTPMEAMNVLYDCQMALRNHRRAKSLTKG
- the cotE gene encoding outer spore coat protein CotE, with the protein product MSDFREIYTKAVCGKGKKFSQTAHSVTPTHKPSSVLGCWVINHKCRSNFRNDVVVVEGTYDINIWYSYNNNTKTEVVTETVTYRDEIELSIKDKNVASEQMEVVQHVLQEPNSLDADISPNGKIVVQVEREFLVEVIGETKIKVSVDPENALGDEDWDADLDEAFEDLDSEFLVGELEE